From one Streptomyces spiramyceticus genomic stretch:
- a CDS encoding MATE family efflux transporter has translation MTQASTTPKNGRRQHDREIIALAVPAFGALVAEPLFLMADSAIIGHLGTPQLAGLGIAAALLMTGVSVFVFLAYATTAAVARRVGAGDLQSAIRQGMDGIWLALLLGAAVIVVVLPSAPWLVDLFGASDTAAPYAITYLRISSLGIPAMLVVLASTGVLRGLQDTKTPLYVAIGGFTANAALNVGLVYGAELGIAGSAWGTVIAQCGMAAVYLRVVVRGARRHGASLRPDAAGIRASAQAGVPLLVRTLSLRAVLMIATAVAARLGDADVAAHQIILSLWSLLAFALDAIAIAGQAIIGRYLGANDAEGAQEACRRMVQWGIVSGVVLGVLVAVSRPLFIPLFTSDQVVRDALLPALLVVAVSQPISGIVFVLDGVLMGAGDGPYLAWAMLATLAVFTPVALLVPVLGGGLTALWWAMVLMMTVRMVTLWVRARSGRWIVTGATR, from the coding sequence ATGACACAGGCCTCCACGACGCCGAAGAACGGCCGCCGCCAACACGACCGCGAGATCATCGCGCTCGCCGTCCCCGCCTTCGGCGCCCTGGTCGCCGAGCCGCTCTTCCTGATGGCCGACAGCGCGATCATCGGCCATCTCGGGACACCCCAGCTCGCAGGTCTCGGCATCGCCGCGGCCCTGCTGATGACCGGCGTGAGTGTCTTCGTCTTTCTCGCCTATGCCACCACCGCCGCGGTCGCACGCCGCGTCGGCGCGGGCGATCTCCAGTCCGCCATCCGCCAGGGCATGGACGGCATCTGGCTCGCGCTCCTGCTCGGCGCCGCGGTCATCGTGGTCGTCCTGCCCTCTGCCCCCTGGCTCGTAGATCTCTTCGGCGCCTCCGACACGGCGGCTCCCTACGCCATTACCTATCTGCGGATCTCCAGCCTCGGCATCCCCGCCATGCTGGTCGTACTCGCCTCCACCGGAGTCCTGCGGGGCCTCCAGGACACCAAGACGCCGCTGTACGTCGCCATCGGCGGCTTCACCGCCAACGCGGCTCTCAATGTGGGCCTCGTGTACGGCGCCGAGCTCGGCATCGCCGGGTCCGCCTGGGGCACAGTGATCGCCCAGTGCGGCATGGCTGCCGTCTATCTCAGGGTGGTCGTACGGGGAGCCCGACGGCACGGCGCTTCACTGCGACCCGACGCGGCAGGGATAAGGGCCTCCGCCCAGGCCGGCGTCCCCCTGCTGGTCCGTACGCTCTCGCTGCGCGCCGTCCTGATGATCGCCACCGCTGTGGCGGCCCGTCTCGGGGACGCGGATGTCGCGGCCCACCAGATCATCCTGTCCCTGTGGAGCCTGCTCGCCTTTGCCCTCGACGCGATCGCCATTGCCGGACAGGCAATCATCGGGCGCTATCTGGGTGCCAATGACGCCGAGGGTGCACAGGAAGCCTGCCGACGCATGGTGCAGTGGGGAATCGTCTCCGGGGTGGTTCTCGGCGTGCTGGTCGCGGTATCGCGGCCGCTGTTCATACCGCTCTTCACAAGTGACCAGGTCGTGCGTGATGCGCTGCTGCCCGCACTGCTCGTGGTAGCCGTCTCCCAGCCCATCTCGGGAATCGTCTTCGTCCTGGACGGCGTGCTCATGGGTGCGGGCGACGGCCCCTATCTGGCATGGGCCATGCTGGCGACACTCGCGGTCTTCACGCCGGTCGCACTCCTGGTGCCCGTGCTCGGTGGGGGACTGACGGCCCTGTGGTGGGCGATGGTGCTGATGATGACCGTCCGGATGGTGACCCTCTGGGTGCGTGCCCGCTCGGGACGCTGGATCGTCACGGGCGCCACGCGCTGA
- the rplI gene encoding 50S ribosomal protein L9, whose translation MKIILTHEVSGLGTAGDVVDVKDGYARNYLVPRGFAIRWTKGGEKDVAQIRRARKIHEIATIEQANEIKAKLEGVKVRLAVRSGDAGRLFGSVTPADVASAIKAAGGPEVDKRRVELGTPIKTLGSHQVSVRLHAEVAAKLGVEVVAA comes from the coding sequence ATGAAGATCATCCTCACCCACGAGGTCTCTGGCCTCGGCACTGCCGGCGACGTCGTTGACGTCAAGGACGGCTACGCTCGCAACTACCTGGTCCCGCGTGGTTTCGCGATCCGCTGGACCAAGGGTGGCGAGAAGGACGTGGCACAGATCCGCCGCGCCCGCAAGATCCACGAGATCGCGACCATCGAGCAGGCCAACGAGATCAAGGCCAAGCTCGAGGGCGTGAAGGTGCGTCTGGCCGTTCGCTCCGGCGACGCCGGCCGTCTCTTCGGCTCCGTCACCCCCGCCGACGTCGCTTCGGCGATCAAGGCTGCCGGTGGCCCCGAGGTCGACAAGCGCCGCGTTGAGCTGGGCACCCCGATCAAGACCCTTGGTTCGCACCAGGTCTCCGTGCGTCTGCACGCCGAGGTCGCTGCGAAGCTCGGTGTCGAGGTCGTCGCCGCCTAA
- the rpsR gene encoding 30S ribosomal protein S18, with protein MAKPPVRKPKKKVCAFCKDKVTYVDYKDTNMLRKFISDRGKIRARRVTGNCTQHQRDVATAVKNSREMALLPYTSTAR; from the coding sequence ATGGCGAAGCCGCCTGTGCGCAAGCCTAAGAAGAAGGTCTGCGCGTTCTGCAAGGACAAGGTCACGTACGTGGACTACAAGGACACGAACATGCTGCGGAAGTTCATTTCCGACCGCGGCAAGATTCGTGCCCGCCGCGTGACCGGCAACTGCACGCAGCACCAGCGTGACGTCGCCACGGCAGTCAAGAACAGCCGTGAGATGGCGCTGCTGCCCTACACGTCCACCGCGCGATAA
- a CDS encoding single-stranded DNA-binding protein: MAGETVITVVGNLVDDPELRFTPSGAAVAKFRVASTPRIFDKQTNEWKDGEGLFLTCSVWRQAAENVAESLQRGMRVVVQGRLKQRSYEDREGVKRTVYELDVEEVGPSLKNATAKVTKTTGRGGQGGYGGGGGQQGGGSWGGAPSGGGQQQGGGAPADDPWASSAPSGGGQQQGGGSWGGSSGGSAGGGYSDEPPF; the protein is encoded by the coding sequence ATGGCAGGCGAGACCGTCATCACGGTCGTCGGCAATCTCGTCGACGACCCCGAGCTGCGCTTCACCCCGTCCGGTGCGGCGGTCGCGAAGTTCCGTGTCGCGTCCACTCCCCGCATCTTCGACAAGCAGACCAATGAGTGGAAGGACGGCGAAGGCCTGTTCCTCACCTGCTCGGTCTGGCGTCAGGCGGCGGAGAACGTCGCGGAGTCGCTTCAGCGAGGCATGCGCGTCGTCGTGCAGGGCCGGTTGAAGCAGCGGTCCTACGAGGACCGTGAGGGCGTCAAGCGCACGGTCTACGAGCTGGACGTCGAGGAAGTCGGCCCCAGCCTGAAGAACGCCACGGCCAAGGTCACCAAGACCACCGGTCGAGGCGGTCAGGGTGGTTACGGCGGCGGTGGCGGCCAGCAGGGCGGCGGCAGCTGGGGCGGAGCCCCCAGCGGTGGCGGCCAGCAGCAGGGCGGCGGCGCACCCGCCGACGATCCCTGGGCCAGCAGTGCACCGTCCGGCGGCGGTCAGCAGCAGGGCGGCGGCAGCTGGGGCGGAAGCTCCGGCGGTTCCGCCGGCGGCGGCTACTCGGACGAGCCCCCCTTCTAG
- the rpsF gene encoding 30S ribosomal protein S6, with product MRHYEVMVILDPDLEERAVSPLIENFLSVVREGNGKVEKVDTWGRRRLSYEIKKKPEGIYSVIDLQAEPAVVKELDRQMNLNESVLRTKVLRPETH from the coding sequence ATGCGTCACTACGAAGTGATGGTCATCCTCGACCCCGATCTCGAGGAGCGCGCTGTCTCCCCGCTGATCGAGAACTTCCTCTCCGTCGTCCGTGAGGGCAACGGAAAGGTCGAGAAGGTCGACACCTGGGGCCGTCGTCGTCTGTCCTACGAGATCAAGAAGAAGCCTGAGGGCATCTACTCGGTCATCGACCTGCAGGCCGAGCCTGCGGTCGTCAAGGAGCTCGACCGACAGATGAACCTGAACGAGTCGGTCCTCCGGACCAAGGTCCTCCGCCCCGAAACCCACTGA